ATGATCGAGATCAAATCCGACTGCATCATGCTCGACGGCGTAGGGTGTCGCGGCGAGTACTGGCGGATGTGTTCTCGTGGGTTGCCCACCTACTGGCGTGAGATCTGGCTGGAGCGCGAAACCGACTGAGATGGTTCGACGTTGCCGGTCATCGGGGCCGATACGTGGGTTCTCCGAAACTCAGCGGACCGCGATCAGTGATTTGGTCATGCCGAGTGCCCGCTCCCTGAGAAGCGTCGAGCCAGGGAAGTAGTCCCGCATTTCCGTCACACTCAACAGTTCGGTCCACAGGACCGCATCGCGCGCTTGCTCGATGCTTTCGGGCCGCGTGTGCACCAGCGGCCAGCGTTTCGCGACGTGTACTCGTGCGGCGACGGGCATGAACTGCATACCTGGGAACAGCCAATGGGGCTCGACCGGGAAGTATCGGTAGGGCGTCTGCACCCAGTGTCTCGGCGCGAGCCCGTCGATCTCGGTGGCCAGTTCGCAACGCCGTGCGTGGCCTCCGACATGTTCGATCAATGAGTTCGAGAACACGATGTCGAACTGTGTGTCCACGCCGGCATCGGCCAGCGTAGTGGTGGCCTTACAGGCGTCGCCTTTGACCGCAAGTATGCTCTCGCCATCCGACTCGCCGGGCTCGAACAGGTTCAACACCGTTATCTTCCTGGGCTTTACAGGTGATCGGTGCCAGGTTTGCGTGGTACCACCGAGGTCCAGAAGGTTCATGTCCTCGATGTTCGGAAACGTTCTGCGAAACAGCTCCCAGCGCTTCATACGCGCCTTCGCGCCCAGGGAGGTGGGTGAGTCCACGAACACCTGCCGCAGTCGAGTCGCAATCACTGGTCCCCCTCGATCTCACCGTTTACCCACTCGGTTCGGATGAACATCACGCTACGCCCGATGATGACAGCACACCGGCGAGACGACCATGGGCGTCCGGGTTCGTGATGTATTGGCACCCATATGATCCGATGGTCACCGGGACGCAGGGGTCTGTGTCAGGCCGCTCGGAGATCCGATGCGACGCGGGGCGGCATACTGCCGAATGGCCGGTGCAACCGGCCGGCCTTCGAGCAGTCCCTCGACCGAACCGCGTTCGACTGCACGCTTGTAGGCCGGTAGTGCACCGCGAACAGCGGTGACCGTCTGCTCGATATCGCTATCGGTATGGGCCGCGGAGGTTACGAAGGACTGACCCAGTACCCCCCGTTTGAGCAACTCCTGAAGGAAAAGTGTGCGATATGCCTGCGAGGGAAGCTGCTCTGGAT
This genomic window from Mycolicibacterium goodii contains:
- a CDS encoding methyltransferase type 11, coding for MDSPTSLGAKARMKRWELFRRTFPNIEDMNLLDLGGTTQTWHRSPVKPRKITVLNLFEPGESDGESILAVKGDACKATTTLADAGVDTQFDIVFSNSLIEHVGGHARRCELATEIDGLAPRHWVQTPYRYFPVEPHWLFPGMQFMPVAARVHVAKRWPLVHTRPESIEQARDAVLWTELLSVTEMRDYFPGSTLLRERALGMTKSLIAVR